The Myxococcota bacterium genome has a segment encoding these proteins:
- a CDS encoding PA0069 family radical SAM protein, whose translation MPPPPSAPPAAPPAASPSPDGAARVRAGSPAAAPGLAPRGAEAAAPRGRGAASNPAGRFERLAYEADPDALDDALRAAEADGEAAPPAPRTLYLRDPSRTIVATNQSPDVGFDASVNPYRGCEHGCAYCYARPTHEYLGFSAGLDFETRILVKEEAPALLRRELERKAWRPRVVAMSGVTDAYQPIERRLRLTRRCLEVLAEFRNPVGIVTKSALVARDADVLGALARVGAARVDVSITTLDAALARSLEPRASHPARRLGAIEALARAGVPVGVMVAPVIPGLNDAEIPRILRAAKDAGASSAGSIVLRLPHGVKELFAEWLERCVPERRARVLARIRDVRGGALSDPRFGTRMRGEGLYAEQIRALFELHRRRAGLDAPPPALSAAHFRRPADRQLSLGLGPGGGR comes from the coding sequence ATGCCGCCTCCCCCTTCCGCACCGCCCGCCGCGCCCCCGGCGGCGTCGCCGTCGCCGGACGGCGCGGCGCGCGTCCGCGCCGGAAGCCCGGCCGCCGCTCCGGGGCTCGCCCCGCGCGGCGCCGAGGCGGCCGCGCCGCGCGGCCGCGGCGCCGCCTCGAACCCGGCCGGCCGCTTCGAGCGCCTCGCCTACGAGGCCGACCCGGACGCCCTCGACGACGCGCTGCGCGCGGCCGAGGCGGACGGCGAGGCGGCGCCTCCCGCGCCGCGCACCCTCTACCTGCGCGACCCGTCGCGCACGATCGTCGCCACGAACCAGAGTCCGGACGTCGGCTTCGACGCGAGCGTGAACCCCTACCGCGGCTGCGAGCACGGCTGCGCCTATTGCTATGCGCGGCCGACGCACGAGTACCTGGGCTTCTCGGCGGGGCTCGACTTCGAGACGCGCATCCTCGTGAAGGAGGAGGCGCCCGCGCTGCTGCGCCGCGAGCTCGAGCGCAAGGCGTGGCGCCCGCGCGTCGTCGCGATGAGCGGCGTGACGGACGCCTACCAGCCGATCGAGCGGCGGCTGCGCCTCACGCGCCGCTGCCTCGAGGTGCTCGCCGAGTTCCGCAACCCCGTCGGCATCGTCACGAAGAGCGCGCTCGTCGCGCGCGACGCCGACGTGCTCGGCGCGCTCGCGCGCGTCGGGGCCGCGCGCGTCGACGTGTCCATCACGACGCTCGACGCCGCGCTCGCGCGCTCGCTCGAGCCGCGCGCCTCGCACCCCGCCCGGCGGCTCGGCGCGATCGAGGCGCTCGCGCGCGCGGGCGTCCCCGTCGGCGTGATGGTCGCGCCCGTGATCCCCGGGCTCAACGACGCGGAGATCCCGCGCATCCTGCGGGCGGCGAAGGACGCGGGTGCGAGCAGCGCGGGGTCGATCGTGCTGCGGCTCCCGCACGGCGTGAAGGAGCTCTTCGCCGAGTGGCTCGAGCGCTGCGTGCCCGAGCGGCGCGCGCGCGTGCTCGCGCGCATCCGCGACGTGCGCGGCGGCGCGCTCTCGGACCCGCGCTTCGGCACGCGCATGCGCGGCGAGGGCCTGTACGCCGAGCAGATCCGCGCGCTCTTCGAGCTCCACCGGCGCCGCGCCGGGCTCGACGCGCCGCCGCCCGCGCTCTCGGCCGCGCACTTCCGCCGGCCGGCCGACCGCCAGCTCTCGCTCGGCCTCGGGCCGGGCGGCGGTCGTTAG
- a CDS encoding M1 family aminopeptidase produces the protein MTAKRTKDGRRRPTAPAGARRRAGATRRANGAGAAKERSARADGDAGPRRGASASRKKAPKRKAAGKAGAKSRSKRAARATTGASRKKAPKRKAAGGARTSRASRAKRAATPGGGGGSKGARRPARATRPRSGGAATRTKPFRLSPDVVPVEVDLHLELDPSRSDRYRGEVAIEVDVARARRRIELHAVDLRVARARVVAGERALRARVVAHPERQAIALELPATLPRGRARIELAFQGRLRRDLSGLYGATAGERRYAFTQLEPADARKLAPCFDEPAMKARWQIAVSTGVGNAVVSNAPVEHVELPGDGTKTVRFARTPRLSSYLVALAVGELACSRAERAGDTEIRVWHLPGKEALVDFGLEAARETLVRLERYFDLPYPYAKLDLVAVPDFEFGAMENAGAVFFRETLLLLDPKTATLAEKKRAAEVICHELAHMWYGDLVTMAWWDDLWLNEAFATWMAFQIVDEWQPAWRMWHDFFHHRAGALDLDALANTHPIYAPVRTPEEANENFDLITYEKGASVVRMLERYLGPATFREGVRTYIRRHAEGNAVAADLWRALGEAAGEPVEPIARAWIEQSGYPVVRVRRAPRREETALELRQERFFEARPRGARAGAETRAVRWPVPWVGRVGTDAGAVEVRHLLAKRSDVVALPAGATGFVYGNADEGGFFRPLHGEGELDALVDALPALSPAERMGLVDHQWALTRAGEARIDSLLDIVNALGAETDPDVLTAAKRPLASLATRLAPDVSRECERRLRAWVEVAFGAQVDELGFDAGADEDDATRVRRGAIVELVGQIGQATRVVDEASERCRRYLADRASLEPNLADPVVSIAAAHGDAWLYDALERAMREARTPQEQRRFLFALCDFESAELVERTLALALTDAVPSQDVAFVIVRLLGNRAARERTWDFARARWSRLRERMGALLASRVLQATPLLGTRAHRLEVARFFRANPVPSGARTLRQALERFESYEALLAREGPRLEGYLRDPAEA, from the coding sequence GTGACCGCGAAGCGAACCAAGGATGGACGGCGCCGCCCCACGGCGCCCGCCGGCGCGCGCCGGCGCGCCGGTGCGACGCGACGTGCGAACGGCGCGGGCGCGGCGAAGGAGCGCAGCGCGCGCGCGGACGGCGACGCCGGGCCGCGGCGCGGCGCGAGCGCATCGCGCAAGAAGGCGCCCAAGCGAAAGGCCGCGGGCAAGGCCGGCGCGAAGTCGCGATCGAAGCGCGCCGCGCGCGCGACGACGGGCGCATCGCGCAAGAAGGCGCCCAAGCGAAAGGCCGCGGGCGGCGCGCGCACGAGCCGCGCGAGCCGCGCGAAGCGCGCGGCGACGCCCGGTGGCGGCGGCGGCAGCAAGGGGGCTCGCCGGCCCGCGCGCGCGACGCGCCCGCGCAGCGGCGGCGCGGCGACGCGCACGAAGCCGTTCCGGCTCTCGCCCGACGTCGTTCCCGTCGAAGTCGACCTCCATCTCGAGCTCGACCCCTCGCGCAGCGATCGCTACCGCGGCGAGGTCGCGATCGAGGTCGACGTCGCGCGCGCACGCCGCCGCATCGAGCTCCACGCCGTCGACCTCCGCGTCGCGCGCGCGCGCGTCGTCGCGGGAGAGCGCGCGCTGCGCGCGCGCGTCGTCGCGCATCCCGAGCGGCAGGCGATCGCACTCGAGCTCCCGGCGACGCTGCCGCGCGGCCGCGCCCGCATCGAGCTCGCGTTCCAGGGACGCCTGCGACGCGACCTCTCGGGGCTCTACGGGGCGACCGCGGGCGAGCGCCGCTATGCGTTCACGCAGCTCGAGCCGGCGGACGCGCGCAAGCTCGCACCGTGCTTCGACGAGCCGGCGATGAAGGCGCGCTGGCAGATCGCGGTGTCCACGGGCGTCGGCAACGCCGTCGTCTCGAACGCGCCCGTCGAGCACGTCGAGCTCCCGGGCGACGGCACGAAGACGGTGCGCTTCGCGCGCACGCCGAGGCTCTCGTCGTACCTCGTCGCGCTCGCGGTCGGCGAGCTCGCGTGCTCGCGCGCGGAGCGCGCCGGCGACACCGAGATCCGCGTCTGGCACCTGCCCGGCAAGGAGGCGCTCGTCGACTTCGGGCTCGAGGCCGCGCGCGAGACGCTCGTGCGACTCGAGCGCTACTTCGACCTCCCCTATCCCTACGCGAAGCTCGACCTCGTCGCCGTGCCGGACTTCGAGTTCGGCGCGATGGAGAACGCGGGCGCGGTGTTCTTCCGCGAGACGCTGCTGCTGCTCGATCCGAAGACCGCGACGCTCGCCGAGAAGAAGCGCGCGGCGGAGGTCATCTGCCACGAGCTCGCGCACATGTGGTACGGCGATCTCGTCACGATGGCGTGGTGGGACGACCTGTGGCTGAACGAGGCGTTCGCGACCTGGATGGCGTTCCAGATCGTCGACGAGTGGCAGCCCGCGTGGCGCATGTGGCACGACTTCTTCCACCACCGCGCGGGCGCGCTCGACCTCGACGCCCTCGCGAACACGCACCCGATCTACGCGCCCGTCCGGACGCCGGAAGAGGCGAACGAGAACTTCGACCTCATCACCTACGAGAAGGGCGCGTCGGTCGTGCGCATGCTCGAGCGCTACCTCGGCCCGGCGACGTTCCGCGAAGGCGTGCGCACCTACATCCGGCGCCACGCCGAGGGCAACGCGGTCGCGGCCGATCTGTGGCGCGCGCTCGGCGAGGCCGCGGGCGAGCCCGTCGAGCCGATCGCGCGCGCGTGGATCGAGCAGAGCGGCTACCCGGTCGTGCGCGTGCGCCGCGCGCCGCGCCGCGAGGAGACGGCGCTCGAGCTGCGCCAGGAGCGCTTCTTCGAGGCCCGCCCGCGCGGCGCGCGCGCCGGCGCCGAGACGCGCGCGGTGCGCTGGCCCGTGCCGTGGGTGGGACGCGTCGGGACGGACGCGGGCGCCGTCGAGGTGCGCCACCTGCTCGCGAAGCGCAGCGACGTCGTGGCGCTCCCGGCCGGCGCGACGGGCTTCGTGTACGGCAACGCCGACGAGGGCGGCTTCTTCCGCCCGCTGCACGGCGAGGGCGAGCTCGACGCGCTCGTCGACGCCCTTCCCGCGCTGTCGCCCGCGGAGCGCATGGGGCTCGTCGACCACCAGTGGGCGCTCACGCGCGCGGGCGAGGCCCGCATCGACTCGCTGCTCGACATCGTCAACGCGCTCGGCGCCGAGACGGACCCCGACGTGCTGACGGCGGCGAAGCGACCGCTCGCGTCGCTCGCGACGCGGCTCGCTCCGGACGTGTCGCGCGAGTGCGAGCGGCGGCTGCGCGCGTGGGTCGAGGTCGCGTTCGGCGCGCAGGTCGACGAGCTCGGCTTCGACGCCGGCGCCGACGAGGACGACGCGACGCGCGTGCGCCGCGGCGCGATCGTCGAGCTCGTCGGGCAGATCGGCCAGGCCACGCGCGTCGTCGACGAGGCGTCCGAGCGCTGCCGGCGCTACCTCGCCGATCGCGCCTCCCTCGAGCCGAACCTCGCCGACCCGGTCGTCTCGATCGCGGCCGCGCACGGCGACGCCTGGCTCTACGACGCGCTCGAACGCGCGATGCGCGAGGCGCGCACGCCGCAGGAGCAGCGGCGCTTCCTGTTCGCGCTGTGCGACTTCGAGAGCGCGGAGCTCGTCGAGCGCACGCTCGCACTCGCGCTGACCGACGCCGTGCCCTCGCAGGACGTCGCGTTCGTGATCGTGCGCCTGCTCGGGAACCGCGCCGCGCGCGAGCGCACGTGGGACTTCGCGCGCGCGCGCTGGTCGCGACTGCGCGAGCGGATGGGCGCGCTGCTCGCGTCGCGCGTGCTGCAGGCGACGCCGCTGCTCGGGACGCGCGCGCACCGCCTCGAGGTGGCGCGCTTCTTCCGCGCGAACCCCGTGCCGTCGGGCGCGCGCACGCTCCGGCAGGCGCTCGAGCGCTTCGAGTCGTACGAGGCGCTGCTCGCGCGCGAGGGCCCGCGGCTCGAGGGCTACCTGCGCGACCCGGCGGAGGCCTGA
- a CDS encoding sodium-dependent transporter: MANAPREQWTSRTGFVLAAIGSAVGLGNMWRFSYLTAEKGGAAFVVLYLLFTAAVGVPVMLAELAIGRGSQRSPIAALAHYGGPAWRPLGALFVASGFVILAYYGVIAGWTVRYAGLALVGALPDAPGAYFERISQGWPAFGFHVAFMAATTLVVSGGVKAGIERAAEVMMPALFAIVAGIAIYAATLDGASAGYAYYLNVDFANVLDWDVVAAAAGQAFFSLSLGMGAMLTFASYLGRDHDLPSESLMIASADFGVAFLAGFMVFPLIFALGLQGDVMGQDTGTVGALFIALPKAFAEMGAAGRVVGFAFFVALIVGALTSAISLLEVVVAAAMDGLGASRPRAAVVAGALITALGGLAAWRIDVLDAMDTVANNLFLVGGGLGLSLFCGYAMRDARAEALSGSRGGRWTWAWMPLLRFVVPVVLLTVLAVSIDDTVAKVVALF, translated from the coding sequence ATGGCCAACGCACCGCGGGAGCAGTGGACGAGTCGCACGGGCTTCGTGCTCGCGGCGATCGGCTCGGCCGTCGGCCTCGGCAACATGTGGCGGTTCTCGTACCTCACCGCGGAGAAGGGCGGGGCGGCCTTCGTGGTGCTGTACCTGCTCTTCACCGCCGCCGTCGGCGTCCCCGTGATGCTCGCCGAGCTCGCCATCGGGCGCGGCTCGCAGCGGAGCCCGATCGCGGCGCTCGCGCACTACGGCGGCCCGGCGTGGCGTCCGCTCGGCGCGCTGTTCGTCGCGTCGGGCTTCGTCATCCTCGCCTACTACGGCGTGATCGCCGGCTGGACGGTCCGCTATGCGGGCCTCGCGCTCGTCGGCGCGCTCCCCGACGCGCCGGGCGCCTACTTCGAGCGCATCAGCCAGGGCTGGCCCGCCTTCGGGTTCCACGTCGCCTTCATGGCCGCGACGACGCTCGTCGTGAGCGGAGGCGTGAAGGCGGGCATCGAGCGCGCGGCCGAGGTGATGATGCCCGCGCTCTTCGCGATCGTCGCCGGCATCGCGATCTACGCCGCCACGCTCGACGGCGCCTCGGCCGGCTACGCCTACTACCTGAACGTCGACTTCGCGAACGTGCTCGACTGGGACGTCGTCGCCGCGGCGGCGGGGCAGGCGTTCTTCAGCCTGAGCCTCGGAATGGGCGCGATGCTCACCTTCGCGAGCTACCTCGGGCGCGACCACGACCTGCCGAGCGAGTCGCTCATGATCGCGTCCGCGGACTTCGGTGTCGCCTTCCTCGCGGGCTTCATGGTCTTCCCGCTGATCTTCGCGCTCGGGCTGCAGGGCGACGTGATGGGGCAGGACACCGGCACGGTGGGCGCGCTCTTCATCGCGCTGCCGAAGGCGTTCGCCGAGATGGGCGCGGCCGGCCGCGTCGTCGGCTTCGCGTTCTTCGTCGCGCTGATCGTCGGCGCGCTGACGTCGGCGATCTCGCTGCTCGAGGTCGTCGTCGCGGCGGCGATGGACGGGCTCGGCGCTTCGCGCCCCCGCGCGGCCGTCGTCGCGGGCGCGCTGATCACCGCTCTCGGCGGCCTCGCCGCGTGGCGCATCGACGTGCTCGACGCGATGGACACGGTCGCGAACAACCTGTTCCTCGTCGGGGGCGGCCTCGGCCTGTCGCTCTTCTGCGGCTACGCGATGCGCGACGCGCGCGCCGAGGCGCTCTCGGGCTCGCGGGGCGGGCGCTGGACGTGGGCGTGGATGCCGCTCCTGCGCTTCGTCGTGCCGGTCGTGCTGCTGACCGTGCTCGCGGTGTCGATCGACGACACGGTCGCGAAGGTCGTCGCGCTCTTCTAG
- a CDS encoding glycerol-3-phosphate 1-O-acyltransferase → MARADAPLYLLDASSRFEQRLLERFVREHEDAAARDDELVPIPPSRRRRRRVALGALEVAIAADGDPELVPLRVVWKAPLRDGERSARLSDLLRLGDPRDPGALRQRAIARRAPDRCHVVRAEPARLSALRARWSAAGGIETAGLAEYVARQAMLALERAERRVRGTRYKVPRFVRDEILRRPAFRATVARLAGDVGRAPARAQRDAARMLREIAASHSPFVIDLVAHAIRGLYTRGYGKLRYDREQMAGIARIAAQHPVVFLPSHKSNLDHLVLQSALHENGLPPNHTAGGINMNFFPVGPLVRRSGVFFIRRTFKDDALYKQVLRSYVEYLVEKRFPLEWYIEGGRSRSGKLLPPRLGMLAYVVDAWRRGCADDVVLVPVSIAYDQIVDVGAYSHEQRGGAKRAEGFGWFVGVLRSLGGAYGDIHIRFGEAVSLRDSLGRRPETAGTPASADAAHDARGPDLELDDEHDPGLALHKLAFEVSVAINRATPFTPTSLVSLALLGVGDRALGVAETREAVRNVVGYVRERKLPVAFDLDAFDTDEGVCAALDALVGTGVLTRFDAGDEPVYSIGEDQELTAAYYRNSVVHYFTTGAIAELAVLAAAEADPDRALDAFWSEAMRLRDLLKFEFFFPDKARFRAELRAELDHQEPAWEARIAAGGESAQRLVQSFRPFMAHRALRPFLESYQVVADRLARQEPTAPVDAAKLVDECLGLGRQYRLQRRIHSADSISKVLFQSALELARNRGLVAPAPDATGADALAERRRELAAEIRRALRRVETIAALGAARRAGWLR, encoded by the coding sequence ATGGCCCGCGCCGACGCGCCGCTCTACCTCCTCGACGCGTCGAGTCGCTTCGAGCAGCGCCTGCTCGAGCGCTTCGTGCGCGAGCACGAGGACGCGGCCGCGCGCGACGACGAGCTCGTCCCGATCCCCCCGTCGCGGCGGCGCCGGCGGCGCGTCGCGCTCGGCGCGCTCGAGGTGGCGATCGCCGCGGACGGCGACCCGGAGCTCGTGCCGCTGCGCGTCGTGTGGAAGGCGCCGCTGCGCGACGGCGAGCGGAGTGCACGCCTCTCCGACCTGCTCCGGCTCGGCGACCCGCGCGACCCCGGCGCGCTGCGCCAGCGCGCCATCGCGCGGCGCGCGCCGGACCGCTGCCACGTCGTGCGCGCGGAGCCCGCGCGCCTCTCCGCGCTGCGCGCGCGCTGGAGCGCGGCCGGCGGCATCGAGACGGCGGGGCTCGCGGAGTACGTCGCGCGACAGGCGATGCTCGCGCTCGAGCGCGCCGAACGGCGCGTGCGCGGCACGCGCTACAAGGTGCCGCGCTTCGTGCGCGACGAGATCCTCCGGCGGCCCGCGTTCCGCGCGACCGTCGCGCGCCTCGCCGGCGACGTCGGACGCGCGCCCGCGCGCGCGCAGCGCGATGCCGCGCGCATGCTGCGCGAGATCGCCGCCTCGCACAGCCCGTTCGTGATCGACCTCGTCGCGCACGCGATCCGCGGGCTCTACACGCGCGGCTACGGGAAGCTGCGATACGACCGCGAGCAGATGGCGGGCATCGCGCGCATCGCCGCCCAGCACCCGGTCGTGTTCCTGCCTTCGCACAAGTCGAACCTCGACCACCTCGTGCTGCAGTCCGCGCTCCACGAGAACGGGCTCCCGCCGAACCACACGGCCGGCGGCATCAACATGAACTTCTTCCCGGTCGGGCCGCTCGTGCGCCGCAGCGGCGTGTTCTTCATCCGCCGCACGTTCAAGGACGACGCGCTCTACAAGCAGGTGCTGCGGAGCTACGTCGAGTACCTGGTCGAGAAGCGCTTCCCGCTCGAGTGGTACATCGAGGGCGGCCGCTCGCGGTCGGGCAAGCTGCTGCCGCCGCGCCTCGGGATGCTCGCCTACGTCGTCGACGCGTGGCGGCGCGGCTGCGCGGACGACGTCGTGCTCGTGCCGGTCTCGATCGCCTACGACCAGATCGTCGACGTCGGCGCGTACAGCCACGAGCAGCGCGGCGGGGCGAAGCGCGCCGAGGGCTTCGGCTGGTTCGTCGGCGTGCTGCGCTCGCTCGGCGGCGCGTACGGCGACATCCACATCCGCTTCGGCGAAGCCGTGTCGCTGCGCGATTCGCTCGGCCGCCGCCCGGAGACTGCGGGCACGCCGGCCTCCGCCGACGCCGCGCACGACGCGCGCGGGCCCGACCTCGAGCTCGACGACGAGCACGACCCCGGGCTCGCGCTGCACAAGCTCGCATTCGAGGTGTCGGTCGCGATCAACCGGGCGACGCCCTTCACCCCGACGTCGCTCGTGTCGCTCGCCCTGCTCGGCGTCGGCGACCGCGCGCTCGGCGTCGCCGAGACGCGCGAGGCCGTGCGGAACGTCGTCGGCTACGTGCGCGAGCGGAAGCTCCCCGTCGCGTTCGACCTCGACGCCTTCGACACCGACGAGGGCGTGTGCGCGGCGCTCGACGCGCTCGTCGGAACGGGCGTGCTGACGCGCTTCGACGCGGGCGACGAGCCCGTCTACTCGATCGGCGAGGACCAGGAGCTCACCGCCGCCTACTATCGCAACTCGGTGGTGCACTACTTCACGACGGGCGCGATCGCCGAGCTCGCCGTGCTCGCGGCCGCCGAGGCCGACCCCGACCGCGCGCTCGACGCCTTCTGGAGCGAGGCCATGCGCCTGCGCGACCTGCTCAAGTTCGAGTTCTTCTTCCCGGACAAGGCGCGCTTCCGCGCCGAGCTGCGCGCCGAGCTCGATCACCAGGAGCCCGCCTGGGAAGCGCGCATCGCCGCCGGCGGCGAGAGCGCGCAGCGGCTCGTGCAGTCGTTCCGGCCGTTCATGGCGCACCGCGCGCTGCGGCCCTTCCTCGAGAGCTACCAGGTGGTCGCCGACCGCCTGGCACGCCAGGAGCCCACGGCTCCCGTCGACGCGGCGAAGCTCGTCGACGAGTGCCTCGGCCTCGGACGGCAGTACCGCCTGCAGCGGCGCATCCACAGCGCCGACTCGATCTCGAAGGTGTTGTTCCAGAGCGCGCTCGAGCTCGCGCGCAACCGCGGGCTCGTCGCGCCGGCGCCCGATGCGACCGGCGCGGACGCGCTCGCCGAGCGACGGCGCGAGCTCGCGGCCGAGATCCGGCGCGCGCTGCGGCGGGTGGAGACGATCGCCGCGCTCGGCGCGGCGCGCCGCGCGGGCTGGCTGCGCTAG